A region of Zerene cesonia ecotype Mississippi unplaced genomic scaffold, Zerene_cesonia_1.1 Zces_u002, whole genome shotgun sequence DNA encodes the following proteins:
- the LOC119838403 gene encoding retinol dehydrogenase 13-like, whose translation MLFIAVIVLTVFIVLLLKIYQKFTHAICHSSAHMVGKVVIITGGNSGIGYETAKNLAERGARVIIACRSIRRGTEAKDEIIKATGNTEVVYRHLDLASLRSVRDFCEKIYKTESRLDVLINNAGAGGLGNYKTEDGNHVGMQVNYFGPFLLTCLLLPLLKASAPSRIINVSSFIHKYAEMDFENLNMEKYWSDYLVYANSKLYLNLMTLELKRRLEGSGVTANALHPGVCATNLFRNINSKIIRAIIKIGIDFVYQSPWEAAQTSIYLAVSPEVKDVSGCYFSDCRKRIPSRLSQDADIAKQLWSESEKLVNFSVGDK comes from the coding sequence atgctttttattgcGGTCATAGTTCTTACTGTGTTTATTGTGTTACTTCTGAAGATCTATCAGAAGTTCACGCACGCAATATGTCATTCGAGTGCTCATATGGTGGGGAAAGTCGTGATAATAACAGGTGGTAACAGCGGTATCGGGTACGAAACCGCTAAGAACTTAGCGGAGCGCGGTGCAAGGGTCATTATCGCTTGTCGCAGTATACGTCGAGGTACAGAAGCCaaagatgaaataataaaagcgaCTGGCAATACAGAAGTTGTTTATAGACATTTGGATTTAGCGTCGCTGCGATCAGTTCGggatttttgtgaaaaaatatacaaaactgaGAGCAGGTTGGATGTCCTCATTAATAATGCCGGCGCAGGCGGCCTCGGTAATTACAAGACGGAAGATGGAAATCACGTAGGAATGCAAGTGAATTATTTCGGACCGTTTCTATTAACCTGTCTCTTGTTACCTTTGCTGAAAGCTTCAGCTCCTAGTCGAATCATTAATGTGTCatcttttatacataaatatgcaGAAATGgactttgaaaatttaaatatggagAAATATTGGAGTGATTACTTGGTGTATGCGAATAGTAAGCTATATCTTAATCTTATGACATTGGAATTAAAACGTAGGTTAGAGGGTAGTGGCGTgactgcaaatgcgttgcatCCTGGTGTGTGTGCAACGAATCTGTTCAGAAAcattaatagtaaaattatccgtgctattataaaaataggtatTGATTTTGTGTACCAAAGCCCTTGGGAAGCAGCCCAGACTTCGATATACTTGGCTGTATCACCCGAAGTTAAAGATGTCAGTGGTTGCTATTTCAGTGACTGTCGTAAAAGGATTCCATCACGGTTGTCGCAAGATGCTGATATAGCAAAACAATTGTGGAGCGAATCCGaaaaattagttaatttttcaGTAGGTGATAAGTAA